The window CCAGCCGGGCCCGCGGAGCCGAGGTCGTCCAGCCCTGCGCAGTGCTTGATCAGGTGGGGGTTGGCCAGTCCGGCGAGGTCCTCGCGTAGCGCCGGGTCGGCGCAGACCAGGATGCTTTTGAGCTGGTTGATGGCCTGGGTGCGGGCCTTGACCGCGGATTGGCCTTCCCCTCGTAGCGTGGAGTCGTGACCCGATAAGGAGTTGAGGGTGGGGAAGCGACGTAGCTATGACGCGGAGTTCCGTGACGGGGCTGTGGGGATCGTGTTGGAGACCGGGAAGCCGGCGGCGGAGGTTGCTCGGGATCTGGGTGTGCACGAGGGGACGCTGCAGACCTGGGTGAGTAGGGCCCGCGGGGCGGCGGAAATGGGTACGGGCCCGCTGGAGGAGTCCGAGCGGGAGGAACTGGCCCGTCTGCGGTCGGAGAATCAGCGGCTGCGCAAGGAGACCGTGGAGCTGGGGATGGAGCGTGATGTCCTCAAGCGATGCATGGTCCTGTGGGTGAAGTAGCTGAGACGGACCCGGCGGTGCTCGTCGGGGTGATCAGTGACTGCAGGACCGAGGAGAAGATCCCGCACACCGTGGCCTGCCGCGCGCTGGGCGTGTCACCGGCCTGGTACTACAAGTGGCGCGGCAGGCCCGCGAATCCGACGAAGCGTGAGGTCAGACGGGCTGCGCTGACCGAGCGGATCAAGCACTTCTTCGACGCCTCGGGCCAGACGTACGGCTCGCCCAGGATCACGCTCGATCTGTGGGCGGAGGGCTGGCAGGTGTCGGTGAACACCGTCGCCGAGGTCATGGCGGAGGAGGGCTGGTACGGCCGTGAGCCGAAGAAGCGCCGGAACCTGACCCGGCAGGGCAAGCGGCGTGCCGCCCGTGACCTGGTCGGACGGCACTTCGACGCGATCGCTCCCGACGTGCTCTGGGTAGGAGACATGACCGAGATCGACACCGGCGAGGGCAAGCTGTATCTGGCCACCGTCATCGACCTGTTCTCCCGCCGCTGCCTCGGCTATGCCATGGACGCTCACCACGACGCGGCCCTGGTGAGCGCGTCCCTGCGGATGGCCACCGCGACCCGGGGCGGCGCCGTGGACGGAGTGATCTTCCACAGCGACAGGGGCAGCGAATACACCTCCGCCGCCTACAACAGCCTGTGCGACCGCCTCGGTGTGGTCCAGTCCATGGGCCGGGTGGGGTCCTGCTTCGACAACGCCGCCGCCGAGGCGTTCAACTCGACGATCAAGGTCGAGTACATCCACCGGCACCGGTTCACGACCCGGGCCGAGGCCCGGATCAAGATCGCCACCTGGATCGCCGACTTCTACAACACCAGACGCCGCCACACCCGTGCCGGCGGACTCCCGCCCGCGGAGTTCGAGCAGAAGATCAGACAGCAACGCTGCCAAGCCCACCAGAGGGCCGAAGCCGCATAGAAGAGGACTCTACGTTTCCAGGGGATTGACATCAGCCCTGCGCCGGATGGTCTCGTAGGAGACGACGACGCTCCGCTCGAGCATCATCTCCTCCACCTCGCGAAAGGAGAGCGGGAAGCGGAAGTACGGCCACACGCAATGCGCGATGACCCACACCCCTCTCGGACACCCATAACCTCAAGATCATCCCAGACCGCCGAACAAGGTGACAGTGCCTTTTCCCCTTCGCTGACTTCTCTATTCGGAGATGCAGTCACCTGCGGACAGGCCGCCGGGAATCCACGTCCACGCGCCGGTGAATCCTGCACCGGTGGGCACTGCTTCCTCGCGGGACCACGGGAGCTCGGTCGCCGCGTCGCCGATCCTCATGACGGCCATTCCGCTCATCACTCGGATCACGGGCGAGTGATAGAGCTGCATGGATGATTTGCCGGGAACATTGGTGGGCACCTGTTCCTCGAACCTGGTGGTCTCGGAACTCTCCCACGAGGTCTCCGTCTTGATGGCCTGCTCGAGCTTCGCCTCGACCCCGGGCCACTTGCCGGTGATCCCGTACGACGTGGTGACCCCGAACGTGAAACTGGAGCTGTTGGTCCACGTGTGACCTGCCCACACCGTCATGGTCTGTGCGGTGTCGGAGCAGTTCACCGGGCGTGCGGTGAGGACCTTGGGGCCGTTCTTGTAGGTGATGGCTGGATCCGCTATGAAAATACAGGCGAGGAGCGCCCCGCCAGCGTTGCAGGACGAGACGAACTCCTCCGGCGTGGGCGTGTAGCCGAAGCGGATGGAGCTGTAGGTGTTGAAGGGAATCGACCCTTCCGCAGTCGTGGTTCTGGGCATCCGGGACTGCAGGTGCGCCCCGCTGTAATTGGCGTCTTGGGCCAGGCCGCTGGAGCATCCGTTCATCCCGATCGTGGAATTGAACCGATTGTCCCAAGCCGGTCTGGATCCGAACTTTTTTTCCAGCGGGCTGAAGTTAATCGTCCAACTGGTCCCCTTCGTTCGGCAGGAGTGCGGACCGACGAAGATGGCGCTTGAGCCGGCGTACGTGGAGCCGGCGAAGGCTATCCCGGCGATCTGCGGATTCGCAGATTCCATCCTCTTCACCAGGGAGTTCGGCATCGCAGCGGCTTCCGCCGAGCTGGCAATGATCTTGCCGGACGTCGCGTCCTTGATGGCTTCGGGAAGACTCCCGTAACACTTGTTCGCGAACGTGACAATGTTGTTGCGGAGCACGCAATGGGTGGGTGTCTCGGCGGCGGCACCGGCTACAGCCGGGGTCGCCAGAACACCTGCTGCTGCCATGACCAAAGTGGTCGTGGCGGTAACGGACCTTCGCATCATCTCCGACATCCTTAAGCTGATGGCAGCGTCCGGGATGGACTCCCCAACCGGCGAGCACCGACGCGTGCGGAGCAGTCGGCGGAGCTCGCAGGATGTGGTATGCCGCGTTGAGGGCACCAACGATGACGGGCCACGTGCCCGAACTCCATCCACCGAACGGCTCCACCCACCACATCGCCCATCGGGCTACGGGTGAACACGATCGCGACTGGCGGGTGCGCCTGGCCCCCACCCGGGTGCTGTCACCTTGTCGGTGGTGTGATCGTTTGATTGCGCGTCAGGCCGTGCGGGGGTCGTCGGCGGCTGGTTGCTCAGACCGTCGCGGGCATGCCGGCGGGTGCTGTCACGTTATCGAGGGTGTGATCGTCTGAGGGTGCACCAGGGCGGGACAGGGCCGGGGGAAACCCCAAGATCATCCCAGACCGCCCCCGACAACGTGACAGTTGCACTCAGCTGGATGCGCACACAGCAACTGCACCGAGCACGACAACGAAGGACTCTTGATTCTCCGCAGCAACCGTCCATCCGACACCTTGAGAATTCGGGATGATCGGCACGGGAGAACTATAGGCAATGTTAACCGTGGGGTAAAGGTCTCCCCCTTCCACGGTGGGACTAAGGGTATAGCCGCCCCCTGTAACTTTAGTTCCTTCGGGGCAGGTCGCAAAGGCAGTACCACTACCCCCAGGGCTGAGAATTACAGGCGCCCCGAAAATACTTTGTGTTGTCACCGGACCTGCTGGACCCGTAGATCCGGTAGCTCCGGTCGCGCCTGCTGGACCCTGGGCTCCCGCAGTGCCCGCTGCACCGGTCGCACCTGGCGGCCCTTCCGCGCCAGTTGCCCCTGCCGGACCGGCCGGCCCCACCGCGCCGGCAGCGCCGGTCGCACCCGCCGGACCGGGTGAGCCCGGGGCCCCCGGCGCGCCAGGCGCACCTGGGGAACCGGGTGCGCCTGGGGCGCCGGCGGGGCCTTGTGGGCCGGTGGGTCCTAGAGGCCCGGGGTGGCCATGGGGGCCGTGGGGGCCTTCGTGTCTGTCGGGGTGAGGAGGGTCAAGGGGGTTGTCGGGTGGCGTGTCGCACGAGTTGGCCCACGGGGCGGACTCGCATCCGTTAATCGGGCGGGGATCCGCGGCCACCATCGCGTGCGCGGTCGTGTCCCCGACGGTGGGGAAGGTGCTCGCAGCGGCTGTCGTGCCGGCGAGTGCACAGTCCGCGAGCGCCAGGAACACGAGCGTTCCGCGCACCACGGACGCCCGATGCCGCAGCTGATGGTTTGTTCGACCGCGCCTGCCATGTTGAGCAGCCATGTTGTCCGTTCCGAAGCACTCTGCGTGACGTGAGGCTCATGCCCCACGACCGCTCCCATCCATGCCCCCCAGAACATGAACCCCTTCAAGCGAACACAGAAATTCATGCAGACAGATCAGGCGAAACTGCTTGTGTCAGGGCACTGTCACGTTGTCGGCGGCGTGATCGTTTGATTGCGCGTCAGGGTGTGCCAGGGCCTGGTAGAGGGCGTAATTCAGGCCGCGGCAAGCAGGCTCCTCGTGCTGCCGGTGATCTGGTTCCAGACGGTGAAGTGGATCATCATCTCGAAGCGGTGGCCGCCGGCGGTCATCAGGTGCCGGTGGGGCCGGAAGTGGGGTGAGATTCCGGTGAACGCGGCCAGGAACCGTTGCGCCCCACCCGGGCTGCGGAACCCTTTCATCGCGCGTTCCCGCTGCCTCGTTGGCTGGTGGGAGTTCTCGGCCCGGTTGTTCAAGCCCTTGTGGGCACGGTGCTCCACGGAGGGCATCACTTCCCGGTGCGCCGCCCCGTACGACCTCAGCTTGTCGGTCACGACCACCCGGGGTACCTGCCCGGTGGAGGTGAGGAGCCGACGGAAGAAACGCCTGGCCGCAGCCTTGTCACGCCGGCTCTGGACCAGGATGTCCAGGACGTTTCCGTCGGCATCGACGGCCCGCCACAAGTACTTCTGCTTCCCGCCGATCTTGATGAACACCTCGTCGAGATGCCACTTGTCGCCGGGCTGCGGGCGCCTGCGGCGCAGCGCGTTGGCGTAGGCCTGGCCGAACTTCAGACACCACCGGCGGATGCTCTCGTACGAGACGATCACGCCCCGCTCGAGCATCATCTCCTCCACCTCACGGAAGGAGAGCGGGAAGCGGAAGTACAGCCACACACAGTGCGAAATGATCTCCACCGGGTAACGGTGATTCGCATACGACGGCGTGCTGGACGACACGAACCCGGGCCTTGACCCCGAATCCTGAACACGGGTTATGCGGCTGGTGTCAGCGTAGTTGGTGTGAGGTGGAGGGCGTTTTCGAAGGCGATCGGTGATCGTTGTCCGAGGCGGGAGTGTCGGCGTCGGGTGTTGTATCGGGTCAGCCATCGGAAGGCGTCGAGTCGGGCTTCGCACTCGTCTGGCCAGCTCTTTCGTCCCTGCAGGGTTTCGCGTTTGAAGGTCGCGTTGAAGGACTCGGCGAGTGCGTTGTCCGCGCTGGACCCGACCGCGCTCATGCTTCGCCGGACCCCTGCTGACCTGCAGGCTTCGGCGAATGCCCTGCTCGTGTACTGGGCTCCGTGGTCGGTGTGCATGATCGATCCGGCAAGGCTGCCGCGCGTGCGGATCGCTGCGGCCAGGGCGTCGGTGACGAGGTCCGCGCGCATGTGGCCGGCGATCGCCC of the Streptomyces sp. NBC_01264 genome contains:
- a CDS encoding IS3 family transposase, translating into MGEVAETDPAVLVGVISDCRTEEKIPHTVACRALGVSPAWYYKWRGRPANPTKREVRRAALTERIKHFFDASGQTYGSPRITLDLWAEGWQVSVNTVAEVMAEEGWYGREPKKRRNLTRQGKRRAARDLVGRHFDAIAPDVLWVGDMTEIDTGEGKLYLATVIDLFSRRCLGYAMDAHHDAALVSASLRMATATRGGAVDGVIFHSDRGSEYTSAAYNSLCDRLGVVQSMGRVGSCFDNAAAEAFNSTIKVEYIHRHRFTTRAEARIKIATWIADFYNTRRRHTRAGGLPPAEFEQKIRQQRCQAHQRAEAA
- a CDS encoding transposase, translated to MGKRRSYDAEFRDGAVGIVLETGKPAAEVARDLGVHEGTLQTWVSRARGAAEMGTGPLEESEREELARLRSENQRLRKETVELGMERDVLKRCMVLWVK
- a CDS encoding IS3 family transposase; amino-acid sequence: HKRVARLMRASGIEGVRLRRRHRTTVPDPTAAKAPDLIGRDFTAEIPNTKYVGDITYLPIDGGKFCYLATVIDLASRRLAGWAIAGHMRADLVTDALAAAIRTRGSLAGSIMHTDHGAQYTSRAFAEACRSAGVRRSMSAVGSSADNALAESFNATFKRETLQGRKSWPDECEARLDAFRWLTRYNTRRRHSRLGQRSPIAFENALHLTPTTLTPAA
- a CDS encoding IS6 family transposase; the protein is MSSSTPSYANHRYPVEIISHCVWLYFRFPLSFREVEEMMLERGVIVSYESIRRWCLKFGQAYANALRRRRPQPGDKWHLDEVFIKIGGKQKYLWRAVDADGNVLDILVQSRRDKAAARRFFRRLLTSTGQVPRVVVTDKLRSYGAAHREVMPSVEHRAHKGLNNRAENSHQPTRQRERAMKGFRSPGGAQRFLAAFTGISPHFRPHRHLMTAGGHRFEMMIHFTVWNQITGSTRSLLAAA